Proteins found in one Aquibium microcysteis genomic segment:
- a CDS encoding branched-chain amino acid ABC transporter permease, translating to MDVFIQIVASGLTLGAMYAVATVGLSLVYGSLNMLNMAHGAILTLGGYLCYAGIQHLGLHPALALAGAAALCAVVGLLIYLGAALPLLRAEGFETNVFIATIGIGSILENLMLKGFGPYPIPQPLAVPGHVVLGNVHVPLQNLFILGVAVVLMAAVAFVLERTRTGRAIRATSMNREAAQLMGVRVGRVYAQVLAVSGALAAVSGVMISSIATLSPVMGGDPMLKAFIVCVVAGLGNVYGAVVAAIALGLLEAATQYILGVRWSFATLLLIVILVLIWRPYGLFGRTQVVRL from the coding sequence TTGGACGTCTTCATCCAGATCGTCGCTTCCGGCCTCACCCTCGGCGCCATGTACGCGGTGGCCACCGTCGGCCTGTCCCTGGTCTATGGCTCGCTCAACATGCTCAACATGGCGCATGGTGCGATCCTGACGCTCGGCGGCTATCTCTGCTATGCCGGCATCCAGCACCTCGGGCTGCACCCGGCCCTGGCGCTGGCCGGCGCGGCGGCGCTCTGCGCGGTGGTCGGGCTTCTGATCTATCTCGGTGCGGCGCTGCCGCTGCTGCGCGCCGAGGGCTTCGAGACCAACGTCTTCATCGCCACCATCGGCATCGGTTCGATCCTCGAGAACCTGATGCTCAAGGGCTTCGGTCCCTACCCGATCCCGCAGCCGCTCGCGGTGCCGGGCCACGTCGTCCTCGGCAACGTCCACGTTCCGTTGCAGAACCTCTTCATCCTCGGCGTCGCGGTCGTGCTGATGGCGGCCGTCGCCTTCGTGCTGGAGCGCACCCGCACCGGCCGCGCCATCCGAGCCACCTCGATGAACCGCGAAGCCGCGCAACTGATGGGCGTCCGGGTCGGCCGCGTCTATGCCCAGGTGCTCGCCGTCTCCGGCGCGCTGGCGGCAGTCTCGGGCGTCATGATCTCGTCGATCGCCACGCTCTCGCCAGTGATGGGCGGCGACCCGATGCTGAAGGCCTTCATCGTCTGCGTCGTCGCCGGCCTCGGCAACGTCTACGGCGCGGTGGTCGCCGCCATCGCGCTCGGTCTGCTGGAAGCCGCCACGCAGTACATCCTCGGCGTCCGCTGGAGCTTCGCGACACTGCTCCTCATCGTCATCCTCGTTCTCATCTGGCGGCCCTACGGGCTCTTCGGGCGGACCCAGGTGGTGCGGCTGTGA
- a CDS encoding ABC transporter ATP-binding protein, translating to MAEPVLAIRGLAAGYDGRRVLDGVDLVVPAGRLTAIIGPNGHGKSTLLKAISGLVRISGGTIALRGERIDGLRPDQIVERGVIQVPQGDLLFPGMTVLDNLLMGAYRRDAARDAAARLETVFSLLPKLKERRRQIAGTLSGGERRMCGIGRGLMAGDGLLMLDEPSLGLAPIVIDQIYDVIFDLCAAGRTILLVEENAQRITERADSIHLLDNGRFVWSGIGAELMARPEIVEAYLGA from the coding sequence ATGGCTGAGCCGGTGCTGGCGATCCGCGGTCTCGCTGCGGGCTATGACGGGCGGCGCGTCCTCGACGGGGTCGACCTCGTGGTCCCGGCCGGCAGGCTGACCGCCATCATCGGCCCCAACGGCCACGGCAAGTCGACGCTGCTCAAGGCCATCTCAGGCCTCGTCCGCATCTCCGGCGGAACGATCGCCCTGCGCGGCGAGCGGATCGACGGTCTGCGGCCCGACCAGATCGTCGAGCGCGGCGTCATCCAGGTGCCGCAGGGCGACCTGCTCTTCCCCGGCATGACCGTGCTCGACAACCTCCTGATGGGTGCCTACCGGCGGGATGCCGCACGCGACGCAGCCGCCCGTCTCGAAACCGTGTTCTCCCTCCTGCCCAAGCTGAAGGAGCGTCGCCGGCAGATCGCCGGCACGCTGTCGGGCGGCGAGCGGCGCATGTGCGGCATCGGCCGCGGACTGATGGCGGGCGACGGGCTCCTGATGCTCGACGAGCCGTCGCTCGGTCTCGCGCCCATCGTCATCGACCAGATCTACGACGTCATCTTCGACCTCTGCGCCGCCGGCCGCACCATCCTGCTCGTCGAGGAGAACGCGCAGCGCATCACCGAGCGCGCCGACAGCATCCACCTTCTCGACAATGGCCGTTTCGTCTGGTCCGGGATCGGCGCCGAATTGATGGCGCGTCCCGAGATCGTCGAAGCCTATCTCGGAGCCTGA